The Candidatus Hydrogenedentota bacterium genome includes a window with the following:
- a CDS encoding type II secretion system F family protein, whose protein sequence is MATLRYEARTLHGEAVEGTLDAENELELRNRLSMRGLEVLRVEPVVSASRRSLDFQRFLPRRRIGTRVLAENTGQLALMLRTGTPLVESMNALAEQTVDERMREVLEAVAASIRGGSTLTEALSAHPHAFDEFYVSSARAGEASGDLAEVFKRVEIQLVKRMELRSSIAAALIYPVIVSLLALSAVIFVVTYVLPKFIVIFERGRVPLPLPTRMLMYMAETLTTYWYLVPFVVVGVPLGLYLFFRTSAGAQLLDRTILRVPIAGPIAHLVYSSVLLRTLGALMAAGVPLVESLGIASSACKNYMYKAFVSDLAARVIRGEPLANGFLASTLISPSIKQMVSTGERSGALPLVLNSVSDHLDALTDKRVKRLSAIFEPLIIIVMGVVIGFIAISVLLPLFRLSTAARGGA, encoded by the coding sequence ATGGCTACCCTGCGATACGAAGCGCGCACGCTCCACGGCGAGGCGGTGGAAGGCACCCTGGATGCCGAAAACGAACTGGAGCTGAGGAACCGGCTCAGCATGCGCGGCCTTGAAGTGTTGCGCGTCGAGCCCGTCGTGAGCGCGTCCAGGCGCTCCCTGGATTTCCAGCGTTTCCTGCCCCGGCGACGCATCGGCACGCGCGTTCTGGCGGAAAACACGGGCCAGTTGGCGCTGATGCTCCGGACAGGCACGCCGCTGGTGGAGAGCATGAACGCGCTGGCGGAGCAGACCGTGGACGAGCGGATGCGCGAGGTTCTGGAGGCCGTGGCGGCGAGTATCCGCGGCGGCAGCACGCTGACCGAGGCCCTGAGCGCCCATCCCCACGCCTTCGACGAATTCTATGTGAGCAGCGCGCGCGCCGGCGAGGCGAGCGGCGATCTTGCGGAAGTATTCAAGCGCGTCGAGATCCAGCTTGTGAAACGCATGGAGCTCCGGTCCAGCATCGCCGCCGCGCTGATCTACCCCGTTATCGTGTCGCTGCTGGCCCTGTCCGCCGTGATCTTCGTGGTGACCTACGTATTGCCCAAGTTCATCGTCATATTTGAGCGCGGCCGCGTTCCCCTTCCCCTGCCGACCCGAATGCTGATGTACATGGCGGAAACGCTTACCACGTACTGGTATCTGGTTCCCTTTGTGGTGGTGGGCGTGCCCCTGGGCCTCTACCTTTTCTTCCGGACCAGCGCGGGAGCCCAGCTTCTGGATCGGACCATTCTCCGCGTGCCGATCGCGGGACCGATTGCCCATCTCGTGTATTCGTCCGTGCTGCTGCGAACCTTGGGAGCGCTCATGGCGGCCGGGGTTCCGCTGGTGGAAAGCCTGGGCATCGCCTCGAGCGCCTGCAAGAACTACATGTACAAGGCTTTCGTTTCCGACCTCGCCGCGCGTGTCATTCGGGGCGAACCCCTCGCGAACGGCTTTCTCGCCAGCACGCTCATTTCGCCGAGTATCAAGCAGATGGTGAGCACGGGCGAACGCTCGGGCGCGCTGCCCCTGGTGCTGAATTCCGTGTCCGACCATCTGGACGCGCTGACCGACAAACGGGTGAAGCGCCTCAGCGCCATTTTCGAACCCCTCATCATTATCGTCATGGGCGTGGTGATCGGCTTTATCGCCATCTCCGTGCTCCTGCCGTTGTTCCGACTGTCTACAGCCGCCCGCGGAGGCGCGTGA
- a CDS encoding prepilin-type N-terminal cleavage/methylation domain-containing protein has product MQIKKRKSNQGFTLVELIIVIIILGILAALAIPQFSASTDDAKKATLQGNLAVLRNAISLYYHQHNSVYPGAVDEADGTTAVKGTDAADALIAQLTKYTNAAGKTSDKQDADFPYGPYLVSMPTNPLSTTDVVTAGGEATVTVTLDEGDLKADGKTGWLASSKTGKIIANNDSYSDL; this is encoded by the coding sequence ATGCAGATCAAGAAACGCAAGTCCAATCAAGGTTTTACACTGGTCGAACTCATCATCGTCATCATCATACTCGGGATTCTCGCGGCGCTGGCCATCCCCCAGTTCAGCGCCTCGACGGATGACGCGAAAAAGGCCACCTTGCAGGGGAACCTGGCGGTGTTGCGCAACGCCATCAGCCTGTATTACCACCAGCACAACAGCGTCTATCCGGGCGCGGTGGACGAGGCCGACGGCACCACCGCCGTGAAGGGCACGGATGCCGCCGACGCCCTGATCGCCCAGCTTACGAAGTACACCAACGCGGCCGGCAAGACCAGCGACAAGCAGGACGCCGATTTTCCCTACGGCCCCTATCTCGTCTCCATGCCGACCAATCCCCTTTCCACGACGGACGTGGTGACGGCGGGCGGCGAAGCCACGGTCACTGTGACCCTGGATGAAGGCGACCTGAAGGCGGACGGCAAGACCGGCTGGCTGGCCAGCTCCAAGACGGGAAAAATCATCGCCAACAATGACAGCTATTCCGATCTATAG
- a CDS encoding prepilin-type N-terminal cleavage/methylation domain-containing protein, translating to MTAIPIYSRSYSTGFTAIEVVIVVMVLGTLAALAAPLLNSALVDARLGSATADISAAIEFAQMAAMNTGRPCRVSVDADTETLRVEQRVDAEAALLLDPAETEIDAGVVELEESYLEMENPNHPGSAYTVDLRATGVEVAKSGMGPAQPLLFSEVGKPSSAAEVILTCAGRERRIDVDGLSGAVTYSE from the coding sequence ATGACAGCTATTCCGATCTATAGCCGCAGCTACTCTACCGGGTTTACCGCGATTGAAGTGGTCATCGTAGTCATGGTGCTCGGCACGCTCGCCGCCCTGGCCGCGCCACTGCTGAATTCGGCACTGGTGGACGCGCGGCTCGGGTCGGCGACGGCCGATATTTCCGCGGCCATCGAATTTGCCCAGATGGCGGCCATGAATACGGGACGCCCCTGCAGGGTCTCCGTGGACGCCGACACGGAGACCCTGCGGGTCGAACAGCGGGTGGACGCCGAGGCGGCCCTGCTCCTGGATCCCGCCGAGACGGAAATTGACGCGGGCGTGGTGGAGCTGGAGGAGTCCTACTTGGAGATGGAAAACCCCAACCACCCCGGGAGTGCCTATACGGTGGACCTTCGCGCGACAGGGGTGGAGGTCGCGAAGTCGGGCATGGGCCCGGCGCAGCCCCTGCTGTTCAGCGAAGTTGGAAAGCCCTCTTCGGCCGCCGAGGTGATACTCACCTGCGCGGGCAGGGAGCGGCGCATTGACGTGGACGGCCTGTCGGGCGCCGTCACATACAGCGAGTAA
- a CDS encoding prepilin-type N-terminal cleavage/methylation domain-containing protein, with amino-acid sequence MPSTPKDKAGFTLVEALLAVVVLALMASVLSGLYLAGLQNLDARDDRMALDSALRSRMEELLSGAFTEIASGSETITVNGASREIVWTVENLDLDGDDSPEVDAKQITVTVGNTSISTVFVDHEGTLAQL; translated from the coding sequence ATGCCCAGTACGCCAAAGGACAAAGCCGGTTTCACCCTCGTAGAGGCGCTCCTCGCGGTGGTGGTGCTTGCCTTGATGGCCAGCGTGCTCTCCGGCCTGTATCTGGCGGGACTCCAGAATCTTGACGCCCGCGATGATCGCATGGCCCTGGACAGCGCGCTGCGCAGTCGCATGGAAGAGCTGTTGTCGGGCGCTTTCACCGAGATCGCGTCGGGCAGCGAAACGATCACCGTGAACGGCGCGAGCCGGGAAATCGTGTGGACCGTAGAGAATCTTGATCTGGACGGCGACGATTCGCCCGAGGTCGATGCAAAACAGATTACCGTTACCGTGGGAAACACCAGTATCAGCACCGTCTTCGTCGATCACGAAGGCACACTGGCACAGCTATGA
- a CDS encoding prepilin-type N-terminal cleavage/methylation domain-containing protein, translated as MKRSRRQGLTLIELTISIAVLSLIAAAAAALLSVCLQAQAHGMARSSLQREGALAMERMVSQIRKTSRIAIPNGQQPLRDQLALAEGLNNDGDFYFDDPLFPRIDEDGDDDNNGDGASGIKGYDDDGDGVIDEDAAEDNDEDGTSGEDKADGLDDDGDGMVDEDTPGDANADGASGLAGADDDGDGEIDEGDAEDDDEDGVSGEDPPEFLVYAFDAKAKTLTEYSAAAGQSTVLSAQVTAFEVNYEPVDTTRDARLTLTLSLTGPDGETVTFRERVYPRNLVSKWGRRVL; from the coding sequence ATGAAGCGATCGCGTCGACAGGGCCTGACCCTGATAGAACTCACCATCTCCATCGCCGTTCTTTCGCTGATTGCGGCGGCGGCGGCGGCGCTGTTGTCCGTTTGCCTTCAAGCCCAGGCCCACGGCATGGCCCGGTCCAGTCTCCAGCGGGAGGGCGCCCTGGCCATGGAGCGCATGGTGAGCCAGATCCGGAAGACGTCCCGCATCGCGATTCCGAATGGCCAGCAGCCGCTGCGCGACCAGCTCGCCCTGGCCGAGGGGCTGAACAACGACGGCGACTTCTATTTTGACGATCCCCTTTTTCCGCGCATCGATGAGGACGGGGACGACGACAACAACGGTGACGGCGCCTCGGGAATCAAGGGCTATGACGACGACGGGGATGGGGTCATCGACGAAGACGCCGCGGAGGACAACGACGAGGACGGCACGTCCGGCGAGGACAAGGCGGACGGGCTGGACGACGATGGCGACGGCATGGTGGATGAAGATACCCCCGGAGACGCCAACGCCGACGGTGCCTCGGGCCTGGCCGGCGCGGACGACGACGGGGATGGTGAAATCGATGAAGGCGACGCCGAGGACGACGACGAGGATGGTGTCTCCGGCGAAGATCCGCCGGAGTTTCTGGTATACGCCTTTGACGCCAAGGCGAAGACGCTAACGGAGTATTCGGCCGCGGCCGGACAGAGCACCGTGCTTTCGGCGCAGGTAACCGCGTTTGAAGTGAACTACGAGCCCGTCGATACGACGCGCGACGCGCGGCTGACCCTCACGCTGAGCCTCACCGGGCCGGACGGGGAGACCGTAACCTTTCGAGAGAGGGTTTATCCCAGAAACCTGGTTTCGAAGTGGGGGCGGCGCGTGTTATGA
- the pilO gene encoding type 4a pilus biogenesis protein PilO, with the protein MSTTEAKIRRKNLRSLLTIILVSSLTGVAIVALSLIQRSAVLAERSKVSQESQRLLLAASAARDARHTIDGIVARAGAVEERIPETISFEKFYEAFTAQAAEHNVTVRQVNPGEPRPDGEYHYLPITIEAEASFGELHALLFSWGQSSAVMTLEELSIQSGADRRCVINLVLRLYSKQGVEPNHG; encoded by the coding sequence ATGAGTACGACCGAAGCCAAAATCCGCCGGAAAAATCTCCGATCCCTGTTGACGATCATCCTCGTGTCGAGCCTTACCGGCGTCGCCATCGTCGCGCTCAGCCTGATCCAGCGTTCGGCAGTTCTTGCGGAGCGGAGCAAGGTGAGCCAGGAGTCGCAACGGCTCCTTCTGGCCGCCTCCGCCGCCCGGGATGCGCGCCACACCATCGACGGCATCGTGGCCAGGGCCGGGGCCGTGGAGGAGCGAATTCCCGAGACGATTAGTTTCGAGAAGTTCTACGAGGCCTTCACCGCGCAGGCCGCCGAGCACAACGTCACGGTGCGGCAGGTAAATCCGGGAGAGCCCCGCCCCGACGGGGAGTACCACTATCTGCCGATCACCATCGAGGCCGAAGCGTCCTTCGGCGAGCTCCATGCGCTCCTCTTCTCCTGGGGGCAGTCCAGCGCCGTTATGACCCTGGAGGAACTTTCGATACAGAGCGGTGCGGACCGGCGATGCGTCATCAACCTCGTGCTGCGCCTCTACAGCAAGCAGGGAGTGGAACCGAACCATGGCTAA